From the genome of Plasmodium malariae genome assembly, chromosome: 9, one region includes:
- the PmUG01_09036100 gene encoding small nuclear ribonucleoprotein F, putative has translation MSVGIAPLNPKPFLNSLAGNRVIIKLKWGMEYKGNLKSFDAYMNIRLTSAEEWIHGEYKGTLGEIFLRCNNILYIREDNENENSEK, from the exons ATGTCAGTG GGAATTGCTCCTCTCAATCCCAAGCCATTTTTAAATAGCTTAGCTGGAAATCGAGTCATCATAAAATTGAAGTGGGGAATGGAATACAAAG GAAATCTAAAATCTTTTGATGCATACATGAACATACGACTTACAAGTGCGGAGGAGTGGATACATGGTGAGTATAAGGGTACCTTGGgcgaaatatttttaag gtgCAACAACATCCTCTATATAAGAGAAGATAACGAAAACGAAAATTCTGAGAAGTGA